In Brienomyrus brachyistius isolate T26 chromosome 14, BBRACH_0.4, whole genome shotgun sequence, the following proteins share a genomic window:
- the LOC125707899 gene encoding zinc finger BED domain-containing protein 4-like: MKTTLLQAVNRRFGDVQEEPLYSVATLLDPRYKDRYFTRKEAAKFAKDALAREVEKMEEILQRTSTIVGEPVAKLLCLEAARPSTSTSECSLSSLFEEILEEHEEPTAGRSVTSTTSQIQTYLAEQTIPRSDSPFQYWRMNQHRFAALAATAVKFLCAPCTSVESERLFSTISSVVGEKRSRLTADKAEMLFFLKKNLPLVLK, encoded by the exons ATGAAAACTACGCTGTTACAAGCTGTCAACAGACGATTCGGCGACGTCCAAGAAGAACCGCTTTACTCAGTTGCCACTTTACTCGATCCACGGTACAAAGACAG ATACTTCACAAGAAAAGAGGCGGCCAAGTTTGCAAAGGATGCTCTGGCACGAGAGGTTGAGAAGATGGAGGAAATACTGCAGAGGACATCGACTATAGTAGGTGAGCCAGTAGCTAAGCTTCTCTGCCTGGAAGCAGCCAGGCCTAGTACAAGTACAAGCGAATGCAGCTTAAGCAGTCTGTTTGAAGAAATTTTGGAGGAGCATGAAGAACCCACTGCAGGAAGAAGCGTCACAAGCACTACTAGTCAGATACAGACATATTTGGCAGAGCAAACCATTCCCCGCTCTGACAGTCCATTCCAGTATTGGAGAATGAACCAGCACCGCTTCGCTGCCCTGGCTGCAACTGCCGTCAAATTTCTCTGCGCCCCTTGTACCAGTGTTGAAAGTGAAAGATTGTTTAGCACAATCTCCAGTGTTGTAGGTGAAAAGAGGAGTCGACTAACTGCAGACAAAGCAGAAATGCTGTTCTTCCTAAAAAAAAACTTACCCTTGGTGCTTAAGTGA